A stretch of Telopea speciosissima isolate NSW1024214 ecotype Mountain lineage chromosome 11, Tspe_v1, whole genome shotgun sequence DNA encodes these proteins:
- the LOC122645249 gene encoding probable E3 ubiquitin-protein ligase RNF217, producing MKNPDSLGKSEDVEVSSLACEICIEPMTLNKKFENKKRCVHPFCVDCIAKYIEVKVEDREPNVPCPALNCEKLLDPLSCHQILPSTGLFEKWCDLLCESTVLRLENAYCPFPTCSTLILNECQENITRSECPNCKKLVCFQCKLPWHAGFGCEETGEMTEENDFLFGELVERNKWRRCPGCKYHVERNEGCQNIKCRCGVLFCYTCGKVKNACECNRRNIMVEGNMENRVVRTNVANLRGSGEVRTEEERTDRTELLHVEKQRAEIAFFRISLRILPLFGGKRATRGSAAPSLPLTPPVVVVVVVVGLILVTGTIFEVWVGAAIV from the exons ATGAAGAACCCAGACTCTCTTGGGAAATCAGAAGATGTAGAGGTCTCAAGCCTCGCTTGTGAGATTTGTATAGAGCCCATGACACTCAACAAGAAATTCGAAAACAAGAAGAGGTGTGTCCATCCATTCTGCGTAGATTGTATTGCTAAGTACATAGAAGTCAAGGTAGAAGATAGGGAACCAAATGTTCCTTGCCCTGCCTTGAACTGTGAGAAGTTATTAGACCCTCTCTCATGCCATCAGATCCTTCCTTCTACGGGATTATTCGAGAAATGGTGTGATCTGCTATGTGAATCTACTGTTCTAAGGCTTGAGAATGCATATTGCCCCTTCCCCACCTGCTCGACATTAATACTGAATGAGTGTCAAGAGAACATTACAAGATCAGAGTGCCCAAATTGCAAGAAACTTGTGTGTTTTCAGTGCAAACTGCCATGGCATGCGGGTTTTGGATGCGAAGAAACTGGAGAGATGACAGAGGAAAATGATTTTCTCTTTGGGGAGCTTGTTGAAAGGAACAAATGGAGAAGATGTCCAGGCTGCAAATATCATGTGGAGCGTAATGAAGGTTGCCAAAACATTAAATGCAG GTGTGGGGTCCTATTTTGCTATACTTGTGGAAAAGTCAAAAATGCTTGCGAGTGCAACAGAAGGAACATCATGGTGGAGGGTAATATGGAGAATAGAGTGGTTAGAACTAATGTGGCTAATTTAAGAGGTTCTG GGGAGGTAAGAACGGAAGAGGAGCGAACAGATCGAACAGAGCTCCTTCATGTTGAGAAACAGAGAGCTGAGATTGCCTTCTTCAGGATATCCTTGAGAATTTTACCCCTCTTCGGAGGCAAGAGAGCTACTCGTGGCAGCGCCGCTCCATCTCTGCCTCTGACTCCGccggttgtggtggtggtggtggtggttggttTGATCCTTGTCACTGGTACAATTTTTGAGGTCTGGGTGGGTGCTGCCATTGTGTAG